From Mucilaginibacter rubeus, a single genomic window includes:
- a CDS encoding ABC transporter permease — MIKNYIKIAWRNLVRNKAYAIISVIGLALGVACGLLIFTLITYHLSFDTFHKDKDRIYRFYTEFHDQGVDRVGAIPQPMAKGYRNDFAFSEKTARYISFNKTLITLTRGSEVKKFGEDDGVAFVEPEYFDILNFPLLKGDRKTILINPNEAVVTEKMAHKCFGNDNPIGKVFKLDNNINVTITGVLKDLPNNTDQKQQILISYSSMEAYAGKGRENNWGGVYSGCQGFTRLKPGVTKAQVETAMLQLVKKNYTGRDLQVWRFKLQPIAEMHFDRELGGYADKSYLWALFFIGIFLIITASVNFVNLATAQALNRSKEVGIRKVLGSQPFQLFWQFIAETAIISIIAVGVAIGLAEIALPALNNLFHARMVFNWPQLSAFIVLITIVVVFLSGSYPGLVLARFQPIKALKSKLSQKDVGGFSLRRVLVVTQFTISQVLIIGTIIVVSQLHYSQTADLGFNKNAIVLVPLPQNDKVKMSTMRNRITEIKGVENLSYCANAPASRSNSNTGIQYDNRAEDEHWSVNTKQADENYISTFGIKLIAGRNFFKGDSVKELLVNETFVNKLHLKPQDVIGKQMAINGRDYKGTIVGVMKDFYNYSFHSEISPLCVMPNYQDLGTVAIKIDMRNAKETLAQVDKIWNQTFPEELYSYQFLDDTIAHFYEMDRILLTLVEAFAGIAIIIGCLGLYGLVSFMAVRKTKEIGVRKVLGANISSILWLFGKEFSILLLIAFVIAAPLAWWAMHNYLKDFQYRISIGPQIFVISILSSFIIAWITVGYRAARAALANPVKSLRSE; from the coding sequence ATGATCAAAAACTATATAAAAATTGCCTGGCGAAATTTGGTTCGTAATAAGGCTTACGCTATCATCAGTGTTATTGGTTTAGCTTTGGGCGTTGCCTGCGGCTTACTGATATTTACGCTGATCACCTATCACCTGAGTTTTGATACTTTTCATAAAGATAAAGATAGGATCTACCGTTTCTACACCGAATTTCATGACCAGGGTGTAGACCGCGTAGGCGCTATTCCGCAACCAATGGCCAAAGGTTACAGAAATGATTTTGCCTTTAGCGAAAAAACTGCCCGGTATATCAGCTTCAACAAAACGTTGATCACCCTGACACGCGGCAGCGAAGTGAAAAAATTTGGCGAAGACGATGGTGTTGCCTTTGTTGAACCCGAGTATTTCGACATTCTGAATTTTCCGTTATTAAAAGGGGATAGGAAAACTATTCTTATTAATCCAAATGAGGCTGTAGTTACCGAAAAGATGGCCCACAAGTGTTTCGGTAATGATAACCCGATTGGTAAAGTTTTTAAGCTTGATAACAATATCAACGTTACCATAACGGGCGTATTAAAGGATTTACCAAACAATACCGATCAAAAGCAACAGATCCTTATTTCATACTCAAGTATGGAAGCATATGCTGGTAAAGGTCGTGAAAATAACTGGGGTGGTGTTTACAGCGGCTGCCAGGGCTTTACCCGGTTAAAACCAGGAGTAACCAAGGCACAGGTTGAAACAGCCATGCTTCAGTTGGTTAAGAAAAATTATACCGGCCGCGATTTGCAGGTTTGGCGCTTTAAACTACAGCCCATTGCCGAAATGCATTTTGACCGTGAGCTTGGTGGCTATGCGGATAAAAGCTATTTGTGGGCGCTGTTTTTTATTGGGATATTCCTGATCATTACCGCGTCTGTAAACTTCGTAAACCTGGCTACAGCGCAGGCCCTTAACCGCTCAAAAGAGGTGGGGATCCGTAAAGTACTCGGCAGTCAGCCTTTTCAGTTGTTCTGGCAGTTTATTGCCGAAACTGCAATTATCAGCATTATAGCGGTTGGTGTAGCCATTGGTTTGGCTGAAATTGCCCTGCCTGCATTAAATAACCTGTTCCACGCGCGAATGGTATTTAACTGGCCGCAACTGAGTGCTTTCATCGTGCTGATTACCATTGTGGTGGTGTTTCTCTCGGGCTCGTACCCTGGTTTGGTACTGGCAAGGTTTCAGCCCATCAAGGCGCTTAAAAGCAAGCTGTCGCAAAAAGATGTTGGCGGGTTTTCATTGCGCAGGGTATTGGTGGTTACCCAATTTACCATCTCGCAGGTGCTGATTATTGGTACTATCATCGTGGTATCACAGTTGCATTACTCCCAAACTGCCGATTTGGGTTTTAATAAAAATGCCATAGTGCTGGTGCCACTTCCTCAAAATGATAAGGTGAAAATGAGCACGATGCGCAATCGGATAACCGAAATTAAAGGAGTCGAAAATTTGTCTTATTGTGCTAACGCCCCGGCATCCCGTTCAAACAGTAATACCGGTATTCAGTATGATAACCGTGCAGAAGATGAGCATTGGAGCGTAAACACGAAACAGGCCGATGAAAATTACATTTCGACCTTTGGTATTAAACTAATTGCCGGCAGAAATTTCTTTAAAGGAGATTCGGTAAAAGAACTCCTGGTGAACGAAACCTTTGTGAACAAACTACACCTTAAACCGCAGGACGTAATTGGAAAACAAATGGCCATTAACGGCCGCGATTATAAGGGCACCATTGTTGGCGTGATGAAAGATTTTTACAATTACTCTTTCCATTCAGAGATTTCGCCTTTATGTGTGATGCCTAATTACCAGGACTTGGGTACCGTAGCTATAAAAATTGATATGCGTAATGCTAAAGAGACCTTGGCACAGGTTGACAAGATCTGGAACCAGACCTTCCCGGAAGAATTATATTCATATCAGTTCCTGGACGATACCATTGCCCACTTTTACGAAATGGATAGAATCCTTTTAACACTTGTTGAAGCGTTTGCCGGCATAGCGATCATTATAGGTTGTCTTGGCCTGTATGGGTTGGTATCATTTATGGCGGTGCGTAAAACCAAAGAGATTGGCGTACGTAAAGTATTGGGCGCTAATATCAGCAGCATTCTATGGTTGTTCGGTAAGGAGTTCAGCATATTGCTGCTTATTGCATTTGTAATAGCCGCTCCGCTGGCATGGTGGGCAATGCATAATTATCTGAAAGATTTTCAATACCGGATCAGTATCGGTCCGCAAATATTTGTGATATCGATACTGTCAAGCTTTATTATAGCCTGGATCACGGTAGGTTACCGGGCAGCCAGGGCGGCACTGGCAAATCCGGTTAAAAGTTTGCGTTCTGAATAA